One stretch of Myxocyprinus asiaticus isolate MX2 ecotype Aquarium Trade chromosome 23, UBuf_Myxa_2, whole genome shotgun sequence DNA includes these proteins:
- the LOC127413875 gene encoding steroid 17-alpha-hydroxylase/17,20 lyase: MSESHIMPWLFCPCLFSAVALAVLYLKRKMKGFLPGDRSPPSLPSLPIIGSILSLMSDSPPHILFQQLQKKYGALYSLMMGSHKVLIVNNHHHAKEVLIKKGKIFAGRPRTVTTDILTRDGKDIAFADYSATWKFHRKMVHGALCMFGEGSVSIEKIICKEASSMCDILTETQNSAVDLAPELTRAVTNVVCALCFNSSYKRGDAEFESMLQYSQGIVDTVAKDSLVDIFPWLQIFPNKDLRILRQCVAIRDKLLQKKYEEHKVDYSDNVQRDLLDALLSARRSSENNNSTQDVGLTEDHLLMTVGDIFGAGVETTTTVLKWSIAYLVHNPQVQKKIQEELDNKIGTDRHPQLNERGNLPYLEATIREVLRIRPVSPLLIPHVALQDSSVGEYTVQKGTRVIINLWSLHHDEKEWKNPELFDPGRFLNEAGDGLCCPSASYLPFGAGVRVCLGEALAKMELFLFLSWILQRFTLEMPAGQPLPDLQGKFGVVLQPKKFKVITRLRGETKHC, encoded by the exons ATGTCTGAATCCCACATCATGCCATGGCTTTTTTGTCCATGTCTTTTTTCTGCAGTGGCTTTGGCAGTCCTGTATCTCAAAAGGAAAATGAAAGGATTTCTGCCAGGCGACAGATCTCCTCCCAGCCTCCCCTCGTTGCCTATCATTGGGAGTATTCTCAGCCTCATGAGTGACAGTCCACCTCACATCTTATTTCAGCAGCTGCAAAAGAAATACGGAGCTCTTTATTCCCTCATGATGGGCTCCCACAAAGTCCTTATTGTGAACAACCACCATCATGCAAAAGAGGTCCTGATCAAAAAAGGGAAAATATTTGCAGGGAGGCCACGAACT GTTACAACAGACATATTGACTCGAGATGGGAAAGATATAGCATTTGCTGACTACAGTGCCACATGGAAGTTCCATCGGAAAATGGTGCATGGGGCTCTGTGCATGTTTGGCGAAGGTTCAGTTTCTATCGAGAAGATAA TTTGCAAGGAGGCGAGCTCTATGTGTGATATACTGACTGAAACTCAGAACAGTGCAGTGGATCTGGCCCCAGAGCTGACGCGTGCAGTCACAAACGTGGTGTGTGCCCTATGTTTCAACTCCTCATACAAACGTGGAGATGCTGAGTTTGAGTCTATGCTCCAATACAGCCAAGGAATCGTGGATACAGTAGCAAAGGACAGCTTGGTGGACATTTTTCCATGGCTACAG ATATTCCCAAATAAAGATCTCAGAATTTTAAGACAGTGTGTTGCCATCAGAGACAAACTGCTTCAAAAGAAATATGAGGAGCACAAG GTGGATTACAGTGATAACGTCCAGAGGGACCTGCTCGATGCATTGCTGAGTGCCAGACGCAGTTCAGAGAATAACAACAGCACTCAGGATGTTGGTTTAACTGAAGATCACCTGCTAATGACTGTGGGGGACATTTTCGGAGCAGGGGTGGAAACCACTACCACTGTATTAAAATGGTCAATTGCTTACCTGGTACATAATCCACAG GTGCAGAAAAAGATTCAGGAGGAGCTGGACAATAAGATTGGAACAGACAGACACCCTCAGCTCAATGAAAGAGGAAATTTGCCTTATCTAGAGGCCACTATTAGGGAAGTGCTGCGAATTCGACCCGTCTCCCCACTCCTCATCCCTCATGTGGCACTCCAAGATTCCAG TGTGGGAGAGTACACTGTGCAGAAAGGGACAAGAGTTATTATTAACCTGTGGTCTTTACATCATGATGAGAAAGAATGGAAGAATCCTGAGCTGTTTGACCCAG GACGATTTCTAAACGAGGCGGGCGATGGTTTGTGCTGCCCATCAGCGAGCTACCTGCCATTCGGCGCAGGAGTGCGTGTTTGTCTTGGTGAGGCCCTGGCAAAAATGGAGCTCTTTCTCTTCCTGTCATGGATTTTGCAAAGGTTCACACTTGAGATGCCTGCTGGCCAGCCTCTGCCTGACTTGCAGGGCAAGTTTGGTGTGGTTCTTCAACCTAAGAAATTTAAAGTCATTACTAGACTCAGAGGAGAGACCAAGCATTGCTGA